In Euphorbia lathyris chromosome 10, ddEupLath1.1, whole genome shotgun sequence, a single genomic region encodes these proteins:
- the LOC136207987 gene encoding protein WUSCHEL, whose translation MEGVVADHQEENSEGAKGGGSYVCSRQSSTRWTPTPDQIRILKDLYYNRGVRSPNGEQIQSISSTLRQYGKIEGKNVFYWFQNHKARERQKKRFTSSTTTTSSSAGIINPNNPPFKPNNFIYSGFFPASTSSPTGITVGQMGSYGYGSLTMEKSFRECSIGGSKTPNNYGWVGNDPYNSCYSFFDMQKSMNETLKPEQEDEDENEQEEEDDQHKKAQHIETLPLFPTQREEINGFCSNSNNNINPNPNPNPNPTSCYSYSWYATSDDSLELSLNSYGPQS comes from the exons ATGGAAGGAGTGGTGGCAGATCATCAGGAGGAAAATAGCGAGGGAGCGAAAGGAGGAGGGAGTTATGTGTGCAGTAGGCAAAGCAGTACAAGATGGACACCAACACCTGATCAAATAAGAATACTGAAAGATCTTTATTACAACCGAGGAGTTAGGTCTCCTAATGGAGAACAGATTCAGAGTATTTCTTCTACTCTTAGACAGTACGGTAAAATTGAAGGTAAGAATGTTTTTTATTGGTTTCAGAACCATAAAGCTCGTGAAAGACAGAAGAAAAGATTCACTTCTTCTACTACTactacttcttcttctgctgGAATCATCAACCCCAACAATCCTCCTTTTAAACCTAACAATTTCATCTACTCTG GGTTTTTTCCTGCTTCTACTAGTTCACCTACTGGGATTACTGTTGGTCAGATGGGGAGTTATGGGTATGGATCTTTAACAATGGAGAAGAgttttagg GAATGCTCAATAGGCGGATCAAAGACCCCAAACAACTACGGATGGGTAGGAAATGACCCTTACAATTCATGTTACTCATTCTTCGACATGCAAAAATCAATGAACGAAACCCTAAAACCTgaacaagaagatgaagatgaaaatgaacaagaagaagaagacgatcAACACAAAAAAGCTCAACACATAGAAACACTTCCTCTTTTCCCTACacaaagagaagaaatcaatGGCTTCTGCAGCAACAGCAACAATAACATAAACCCTAACCCGAACCCTAACCCTAACCCGACCAGCTGCTATTCATATAGCTGGTATGCCACCTCTGATGATTCCCTTGAACTCAGTCTCAACTCCTACGGTCCACAATCTTAA